One window of Thermococcus sp. JdF3 genomic DNA carries:
- a CDS encoding zinc dependent phospholipase C family protein — protein MRKVGAVFLVLLVLGGLGLVSAWPTDGPTLDNPMNVHQKLTYKAIQAVYRNNPTLGSILMQYQDQLLYGAYDEDWRGGSIEFNGKTYTLQSQYHFHDPMDHSELITVDLFGDRDSSGADMAQKLYEQAVQLWKQGNREEAMLYLGRAVHILEDMSMLVAHTTPALFEDLEQFKYIENAHDFVENDISPTVADDILNDRVPLDLTPIKWWQIPQEKQRFISGYDIYIADNENGHMSLANGVAWAYADLIAHNSWRYMLYSTGKDINLWSERGHLGSYFWTRTLKKGDWSVLKLEFKGASSITIVFKDIDMQNAYFKTLGYVEIYDKNWNLIARYAQDPNPLVDTSVTVPGDTVYIYTYVSKDDWLDDDVDGWAIRNIELHANFDVNAPSGFKTLDGREYSLVQWAVYETMQYDIRAIAGLMEKFFEDVGVTS, from the coding sequence ATGAGGAAGGTAGGGGCCGTCTTTCTGGTTCTCCTCGTCCTCGGTGGGCTGGGCCTCGTGAGCGCCTGGCCGACCGACGGACCGACCCTCGACAACCCCATGAACGTCCACCAGAAGCTGACCTACAAGGCCATACAGGCGGTTTACAGGAACAACCCAACCCTCGGTTCGATCCTCATGCAGTACCAGGACCAGCTCCTCTACGGAGCCTACGACGAGGACTGGCGCGGCGGGAGCATAGAGTTCAACGGGAAGACCTACACCCTCCAGAGCCAGTACCACTTCCACGACCCTATGGATCACTCGGAGCTAATCACCGTTGACCTCTTCGGCGACCGTGACAGCTCCGGAGCCGACATGGCCCAGAAGCTCTACGAGCAGGCGGTTCAGCTCTGGAAGCAGGGCAACAGGGAGGAGGCCATGCTCTACCTCGGCAGGGCGGTTCACATACTCGAGGACATGAGCATGCTGGTGGCACACACCACCCCCGCCCTCTTCGAGGACCTCGAGCAGTTCAAGTACATAGAGAACGCCCACGACTTCGTTGAGAATGACATCTCCCCCACCGTCGCCGACGACATACTCAACGACCGCGTTCCCCTCGACCTCACGCCGATAAAGTGGTGGCAGATTCCGCAGGAGAAGCAGCGGTTCATCTCCGGCTACGACATCTACATAGCCGACAACGAGAACGGCCACATGAGCCTCGCCAACGGCGTCGCCTGGGCCTACGCCGACCTCATCGCCCACAACTCCTGGAGATACATGCTCTACTCGACCGGCAAGGACATCAACCTCTGGAGCGAGCGCGGCCACCTCGGAAGCTACTTCTGGACCAGGACCCTCAAGAAGGGCGACTGGAGCGTCCTCAAGCTCGAGTTCAAGGGCGCCAGCTCGATAACCATCGTCTTCAAGGACATCGACATGCAGAACGCCTACTTCAAGACCCTCGGCTACGTCGAGATCTACGACAAGAACTGGAACCTCATAGCCCGCTACGCCCAGGACCCGAACCCGCTCGTCGATACCAGCGTCACCGTTCCGGGTGACACCGTCTACATCTACACCTACGTGAGCAAGGACGACTGGCTCGACGACGACGTGGACGGCTGGGCCATAAGGAACATCGAGCTCCACGCCAACTTTGACGTGAACGCCCCGAGTGGCTTCAAGACCCTCGACGGCAGGGAGTACAGCCTCGTCCAGTGGGCGGTCTACGAGACCATGCAGTACGACATAAGGGCCATAGCCGGACTCATGGAGAAGTTCTTTGAGGACGTCGGCGTTACCAGCTGA
- a CDS encoding HAD family hydrolase, whose amino-acid sequence MIIAFDFDGTLADTYTCIEEAFRRALERRYRWLPGKALWAKLLTKIELQFERPAFGKHKKKSKPPFFLRTKFFETWFEERAELTKPIDDSIELLKKLREDGHVVLSFSAEDFIDGMKVRRLKRMGIYDLFDDVVVFGHDMTIDEAFKLVREKYGDDVFIWVDDKPWRFIGHGDENTEYVWYYFPFTARFVEKNPEKLALIPHLHVIRDLWSIFDVIENVKTKR is encoded by the coding sequence ATGATAATAGCCTTCGACTTCGATGGAACGCTGGCTGACACCTACACCTGCATCGAAGAGGCGTTCAGGCGGGCCCTGGAGAGGCGCTACCGATGGCTCCCGGGGAAGGCACTGTGGGCCAAGCTGCTGACTAAAATCGAACTCCAGTTTGAGAGGCCTGCCTTCGGGAAGCACAAGAAAAAATCCAAACCCCCGTTCTTCCTGCGCACGAAGTTCTTCGAGACCTGGTTTGAGGAGAGGGCCGAGCTCACGAAGCCCATTGACGACTCCATCGAACTGCTGAAGAAGCTCAGGGAGGATGGCCACGTGGTCCTCTCCTTCTCGGCGGAGGATTTCATCGATGGCATGAAGGTCAGACGGCTGAAGCGGATGGGCATTTACGACCTCTTTGACGACGTCGTAGTCTTTGGCCACGACATGACAATAGATGAGGCCTTTAAGCTGGTTCGCGAGAAGTACGGGGATGACGTTTTCATCTGGGTGGACGACAAGCCCTGGCGCTTCATCGGTCACGGCGATGAGAACACCGAGTACGTCTGGTACTACTTCCCGTTCACAGCGAGGTTCGTGGAGAAGAACCCCGAAAAACTGGCCCTGATACCCCACCTCCACGTCATAAGGGACCTGTGGAGCATATTCGACGTCATTGAGAACGTTAAAACAAAACGCTGA
- a CDS encoding PrsW family intramembrane metalloprotease, whose translation MDAFSGLVFFAYGPALAILWYFYHADRYEPEPRRYVLGTFILGGTLSVGIAFILESFLTLGGAIQPLLPASAFYVALVAGIVEEPAKALAIRWPFKAGQMDGIMDGLVYGVAAGLGFAATENFLYGLGWGLGVTVMRAFLTPLAHATWSAVIGVAYGMKAEGKMTSTASYFLLAMFLHFIWDYYAFMSAGVPAYNILLIFFIILNLALLRYFLLLGQAEDRSRLWYYWFKRRDGL comes from the coding sequence GTGGATGCGTTCAGCGGTCTGGTGTTCTTTGCGTACGGACCGGCACTGGCGATACTCTGGTACTTCTATCACGCCGACAGGTACGAGCCCGAGCCGAGGAGGTACGTCCTGGGCACGTTCATCCTGGGAGGAACGCTCTCGGTTGGGATAGCGTTCATTCTGGAGAGCTTTCTGACCCTCGGTGGAGCCATTCAGCCTCTCCTGCCCGCGTCTGCATTCTACGTCGCCCTCGTGGCTGGAATAGTGGAAGAACCCGCCAAGGCGCTGGCTATACGCTGGCCATTCAAGGCGGGGCAGATGGATGGGATAATGGACGGCCTCGTCTACGGCGTGGCTGCGGGCCTTGGTTTCGCCGCGACGGAGAACTTCCTCTACGGCCTCGGCTGGGGTCTTGGAGTAACCGTGATGCGCGCGTTCCTCACCCCCCTCGCCCATGCCACGTGGAGTGCCGTGATAGGAGTGGCCTACGGCATGAAGGCGGAGGGCAAAATGACCTCCACGGCCTCGTACTTCCTGCTGGCAATGTTTCTGCACTTCATCTGGGACTACTACGCGTTCATGAGTGCTGGCGTCCCCGCGTACAACATCCTGCTGATATTCTTCATAATCCTGAACCTTGCCCTGCTCCGCTACTTCCTCCTCCTGGGACAGGCGGAGGACAGGAGCAGGCTGTGGTACTACTGGTTCAAGAGGAGGGACGGACTGTGA
- a CDS encoding DUF1667 domain-containing protein, translating into MTKTYRFTCIVCPLGCSIEVRIEDGKVIGVTGHTCPRGQEWAVEEATNPKRVVMSVVRVRDGALPTVSVKTAEPVPKELIPELMKFLAELKLEAPVEIGEVVAEWNGIKIVATRGA; encoded by the coding sequence ATGACGAAGACGTACCGCTTCACGTGCATCGTCTGCCCCCTTGGGTGCTCCATTGAGGTAAGGATTGAAGACGGAAAGGTCATAGGCGTCACCGGGCACACCTGCCCCAGGGGGCAGGAATGGGCAGTGGAAGAGGCCACCAACCCCAAGAGGGTCGTCATGAGCGTGGTTAGGGTCAGGGATGGCGCACTGCCAACGGTGAGCGTTAAAACCGCGGAGCCGGTACCGAAGGAGCTGATTCCGGAGCTGATGAAATTCCTGGCGGAGTTGAAGCTCGAGGCACCTGTGGAGATTGGGGAAGTCGTTGCCGAGTGGAACGGAATAAAAATAGTGGCTACGAGGGGGGCTTAG
- a CDS encoding FAD-dependent oxidoreductase, translating to MFPGIPMLNYDVVVIGGGPAGMAAAVRAKELGLNVLLLDENDYLGGILPQCIHPGFGLHYFREELTGPEFAARLARKMVELGVEYKTAARVLEIKNYSDLEKVVIFTSPSGAYQVWARAVIYAAGARERHAFEIGIVGDRVAGIYTAGEAQTLMDIYGVMPGREVVIVGSGDVGLIMARRFALEGAKVKAVIELMPYPGGLARNVMILRDFDIPLYLSHKVVEVRGRGRVERVKVVKVDENLREIPGSEFWIEADTLIVSAGLVPSVKKLTAIGVEIDPSTGGPVVNDRLETSVPGVFVAGNALLINDLVDYVAEQGELAAEGAKEFVENGGIGSRKWVKVEKGENVRLLAPHRLSGERDVYLYLRVARPMEDVELRIPEVGKRVKLSLATPAEMLRVKLKAEEIRDAEKLTVEVVRE from the coding sequence ATGTTCCCGGGGATTCCGATGCTGAACTACGATGTTGTGGTCATCGGCGGCGGACCCGCCGGCATGGCGGCCGCGGTAAGGGCCAAGGAGCTGGGGCTGAACGTTCTCCTCCTGGATGAGAACGACTACCTGGGAGGGATACTCCCCCAGTGCATACACCCCGGCTTCGGATTGCACTACTTCAGGGAGGAGCTGACCGGCCCGGAGTTCGCGGCGAGGCTGGCCAGAAAGATGGTGGAGCTCGGGGTGGAGTATAAAACGGCCGCGAGGGTGCTCGAAATCAAAAACTACTCCGACCTTGAGAAGGTGGTCATCTTCACATCACCGAGCGGTGCCTACCAGGTCTGGGCCAGGGCCGTTATCTACGCCGCCGGGGCGAGGGAGAGGCACGCCTTCGAGATAGGAATAGTCGGCGATAGAGTTGCCGGAATCTACACCGCCGGAGAGGCCCAGACGCTGATGGACATCTACGGGGTAATGCCGGGCAGGGAGGTTGTGATAGTCGGTTCCGGCGACGTCGGCCTGATAATGGCGCGCCGCTTCGCCCTTGAGGGGGCAAAGGTGAAGGCCGTCATCGAGCTGATGCCCTACCCCGGTGGATTGGCCAGAAACGTCATGATCCTGAGGGACTTCGATATTCCGCTCTACCTGAGCCACAAGGTTGTAGAAGTTCGCGGCAGGGGAAGGGTCGAGAGGGTAAAGGTCGTAAAGGTGGACGAGAACCTCAGGGAAATCCCGGGGAGCGAGTTCTGGATTGAGGCAGACACACTGATTGTTTCCGCTGGATTAGTGCCGAGCGTCAAGAAGCTGACGGCCATAGGCGTTGAGATCGACCCCTCCACCGGTGGGCCGGTTGTGAACGACAGGCTCGAGACGAGCGTTCCAGGGGTTTTCGTGGCTGGAAACGCACTCCTCATCAACGACCTCGTCGATTACGTTGCAGAGCAGGGAGAGCTGGCGGCCGAAGGGGCGAAGGAGTTCGTCGAGAATGGCGGAATAGGGAGCAGGAAGTGGGTTAAGGTTGAGAAGGGAGAAAACGTCCGCCTCCTCGCCCCACACCGCCTCAGCGGGGAGCGCGACGTTTACCTCTACCTCAGGGTCGCGAGGCCGATGGAGGACGTCGAACTCAGGATCCCCGAGGTCGGGAAGCGCGTAAAGCTCTCCCTGGCAACGCCGGCCGAGATGCTCAGGGTGAAGCTGAAGGCGGAGGAGATCAGGGATGCAGAGAAGCTTACCGTCGAGGTGGTGAGAGAATGA
- a CDS encoding NAD(P)/FAD-dependent oxidoreductase: protein MKTKVAIIGAGISGASIARVLSRYENLEVHLIEKAPDVGWGVSKANTALIHGGYDDDPEKYPTRAKLCIKGNRLWHQWVKELEIPHVWNGALIVATREEDFDELERLLERGRRNGVPEMRIVDKEELFHLEPGLTREAIGALWVPIVGQIGPIPAVIAITENAVANGVKTHLETEVTGIKVENGEVKGVETNNGFIEADMVINAAGLYADRVARMAGIDYFEIRPRKGEYWLFDEGIPGPRRILFPTPTPISKGIVVTTEISGHLMIGPNAQDLPPEEKEDLATTREGLEEVWEGAKKLWPQLPPKSKVIRTFAGLRPEPSGGDFIIKAEKEVWGFINVAGIRSPGLTSAPAIAYEVAEIIGRDLGIKLVEKSKWNPYRREISHLFMMSPEQVNEAVKRNPSYGKVVCRCNNVSEGDVLEAIERMKFIGVKTPSVDSVKFRTKATTGTCQGSFCRPKIVMLLAREYGVEPWKVTLKGKGSEIGVGDVKALLRGDA, encoded by the coding sequence ATGAAAACGAAAGTTGCCATAATAGGCGCGGGGATTAGTGGGGCCAGTATAGCGCGCGTCCTGAGCCGGTACGAGAACCTCGAGGTTCACCTGATAGAGAAGGCCCCGGACGTTGGCTGGGGCGTCAGCAAGGCGAACACGGCTTTGATCCACGGGGGTTACGACGATGACCCGGAGAAGTATCCGACGAGGGCGAAGCTGTGTATAAAGGGAAACAGGCTCTGGCACCAGTGGGTCAAGGAGCTTGAGATCCCCCACGTCTGGAACGGGGCCCTGATAGTCGCAACCAGGGAGGAGGACTTTGACGAGCTTGAGAGACTTCTGGAGCGTGGAAGGAGGAACGGCGTCCCCGAGATGAGGATTGTAGATAAGGAAGAGCTCTTCCACCTCGAGCCCGGTCTCACGCGGGAAGCCATCGGGGCGCTATGGGTCCCAATAGTAGGGCAGATTGGGCCGATTCCAGCGGTCATAGCGATAACCGAGAACGCGGTGGCGAACGGCGTAAAAACTCACCTCGAGACAGAGGTCACCGGCATAAAGGTCGAGAACGGCGAGGTTAAGGGGGTTGAGACTAACAACGGCTTCATCGAGGCGGATATGGTGATCAACGCCGCAGGCCTCTACGCCGACAGGGTAGCGAGAATGGCGGGCATAGATTACTTCGAGATACGCCCGAGGAAGGGAGAATACTGGCTCTTCGACGAGGGAATCCCCGGACCGAGGAGGATCCTCTTCCCGACCCCAACCCCGATAAGCAAGGGAATCGTAGTAACAACCGAGATATCCGGCCATCTGATGATAGGGCCAAACGCCCAGGATCTGCCCCCCGAGGAGAAAGAGGATCTCGCCACCACCAGGGAGGGGCTTGAAGAAGTCTGGGAAGGGGCAAAGAAGCTCTGGCCCCAGCTCCCGCCGAAGAGCAAGGTCATCAGAACCTTTGCCGGATTAAGGCCAGAGCCCAGCGGGGGAGACTTCATAATCAAAGCGGAGAAAGAGGTCTGGGGCTTCATCAACGTCGCCGGAATCCGTTCGCCGGGACTGACGAGCGCTCCAGCGATAGCCTACGAGGTTGCCGAGATAATCGGGCGCGACCTCGGGATAAAACTGGTCGAGAAGTCCAAGTGGAACCCCTACAGGAGGGAGATAAGCCACCTCTTCATGATGAGCCCGGAGCAGGTCAACGAGGCCGTAAAGAGAAACCCCTCCTACGGAAAGGTCGTCTGCAGGTGCAACAACGTGAGCGAGGGGGACGTGCTTGAAGCCATCGAGAGGATGAAGTTCATAGGCGTTAAAACGCCGAGCGTGGATTCCGTGAAGTTCAGGACGAAGGCAACCACCGGGACATGCCAGGGGAGCTTCTGCAGGCCGAAGATAGTCATGCTCCTCGCGAGGGAGTACGGCGTTGAGCCGTGGAAGGTTACCCTGAAAGGTAAGGGAAGCGAGATTGGAGTGGGCGACGTCAAGGCCCTCCTCAGGGGTGATGCCTGA
- a CDS encoding glycerophosphodiester phosphodiesterase family protein — protein sequence MWEMDKVIVLGHRGYMSRFPENSLLAFRKAVESGADGIELDVWLTGDGKVIVMHDETIDRTSDMKGRQKDMTLEELRKADIGMGERIPTLEEVFDALPKDALVNIELKDPEAAEEVASAVAENDPERVMISSFEIDALREYRKHDGETTMGLLIDREEVIPLIPKLREELNLWSINVPMEAIALLGFEKTVQALHWARSLGLKVVLWTENDGLFYADDNLARLRGLFEVVIANDVERMISYLRELGLR from the coding sequence ATGTGGGAAATGGATAAGGTTATAGTGCTCGGCCACAGGGGCTACATGAGCAGGTTCCCCGAGAACAGTCTCCTGGCCTTCCGAAAGGCGGTCGAATCGGGCGCCGATGGAATCGAGCTTGACGTCTGGCTGACGGGGGACGGGAAAGTTATAGTCATGCACGACGAGACCATAGATAGGACGAGCGACATGAAGGGCAGACAGAAGGACATGACGCTTGAGGAGCTCAGGAAGGCGGACATAGGGATGGGCGAGAGGATTCCAACGCTGGAGGAGGTCTTCGATGCCCTCCCAAAGGACGCACTCGTGAACATAGAGCTGAAGGATCCTGAGGCCGCGGAAGAAGTTGCCTCCGCAGTGGCGGAGAACGACCCTGAGAGGGTCATGATATCGTCCTTCGAGATTGATGCCCTCAGGGAATACCGGAAGCACGACGGGGAAACCACGATGGGGCTTCTCATAGACAGGGAGGAAGTGATCCCTCTGATTCCGAAGCTGAGGGAGGAGCTAAACCTATGGTCAATAAACGTGCCCATGGAGGCGATAGCCCTCCTCGGTTTCGAGAAGACGGTGCAGGCCCTTCACTGGGCGCGTTCCCTCGGCCTTAAAGTGGTTCTCTGGACAGAGAACGACGGACTTTTCTACGCCGACGACAACCTCGCGAGGCTTAGGGGCCTCTTCGAGGTCGTCATAGCAAACGACGTCGAGAGGATGATCAGCTACCTCCGGGAACTGGGATTGAGGTAA
- a CDS encoding glycerophosphodiester phosphodiesterase family protein yields MDSERPLILGHRGARGRLENTLPSFERALKYADGVEFDVRLTRDGKLVTHHDGGFYSNGAFYPLKNLTFVEMRRLHPMGRMIPRVEDVFTRLHGAVFNADVKEAGAVEPLLREAERYGALERTVFSSERPEIVETILKACPDCGVGFSIVGYSSPIWVPRLKGIYSLHVPIDAVSYVGYGAFRSLLQTFRKRGLRIYLWNHGMDELHWVPRLLPLVDAVISDDPARLRKGFYGKGVFSWGDSNVGNG; encoded by the coding sequence ATGGACAGTGAGAGACCTCTCATCCTTGGACACAGAGGGGCCAGGGGAAGGCTCGAGAACACGTTGCCATCCTTCGAGAGGGCGCTTAAATACGCGGATGGAGTGGAGTTCGATGTGAGGCTGACCCGCGATGGAAAGCTCGTAACCCACCACGACGGGGGCTTTTACTCCAACGGAGCTTTCTACCCCCTCAAAAATCTAACCTTCGTCGAGATGAGAAGGCTGCACCCAATGGGGCGGATGATACCACGGGTGGAGGACGTCTTCACACGACTTCACGGTGCGGTATTCAACGCCGACGTTAAAGAAGCCGGGGCCGTTGAACCCCTGCTAAGGGAGGCGGAACGGTACGGGGCCCTCGAGAGAACCGTCTTTTCCTCCGAGAGGCCGGAGATAGTGGAGACCATTCTGAAGGCATGCCCCGACTGCGGGGTGGGTTTTTCCATAGTGGGCTACTCCTCCCCCATATGGGTTCCACGGTTGAAGGGCATCTACTCCCTCCACGTGCCAATAGATGCCGTTTCGTACGTTGGGTACGGGGCGTTCAGGAGCCTTCTCCAAACCTTCAGAAAACGCGGACTTAGAATCTACCTCTGGAACCACGGGATGGACGAACTCCACTGGGTGCCCAGGCTTCTCCCCCTCGTGGATGCCGTCATCTCGGACGACCCTGCCAGGTTGAGGAAAGGTTTTTACGGGAAGGGAGTATTTTCCTGGGGCGATTCCAATGTGGGAAATGGATAA
- a CDS encoding SLC45 family MFS transporter has protein sequence MEFKYSRIFILGFGFFGISIIWALYNAYIPIFLQDTFHLSKTVTGFIMTIDNLFAVLLLPFLGALSDMTRTRIGRRKPYILLGAPSAALMFALIPVARTHESLALFMGTIILMNFFMALFRSPVVAFMPDITPSEKRSQANGIINFMGGLGALLAYFGGKALYDMNYAYPFYFGAAIMLLANVLVVLVVPEPEEYRVPGKKISVRKLLSETSHRSFGELKDNLKDVFTSHERSLLAVLLAIFLWFIAFNSLETFFTSYAKYYLGIEESTGAFMLGVFSLSFMLFAIPAGFIGGRFGRRRTITLGLIIVIGIMLAAYLVGEGSKPESSSLSDPVVMTFMGLFFVGGMGWAMINVNSLPMVVDMTTEEKLGGYTGLYYFFSQAANLVAPPFAGAFLDVIGYRTLLPFATLFFILAALAMQFVRRGDIVRRKGDALDYVPDMD, from the coding sequence TTGGAGTTTAAGTACAGTAGGATATTCATACTCGGCTTTGGATTTTTCGGAATAAGCATTATCTGGGCCCTCTACAACGCCTACATACCGATATTCCTGCAGGACACGTTCCATCTCAGCAAAACGGTGACCGGCTTCATCATGACCATCGACAACCTCTTCGCGGTTCTCCTGCTCCCGTTCCTGGGCGCGCTCAGCGACATGACGAGAACGCGGATCGGGCGGCGTAAGCCGTACATACTGCTGGGCGCACCGTCGGCGGCTCTGATGTTCGCGCTCATCCCGGTAGCGAGGACCCACGAAAGTCTGGCCCTCTTCATGGGAACGATTATCCTGATGAACTTCTTTATGGCGCTGTTCCGCTCCCCGGTCGTTGCGTTCATGCCGGATATAACGCCGAGCGAAAAGAGGAGCCAGGCCAACGGAATAATCAACTTCATGGGAGGTCTCGGCGCCCTGCTGGCGTACTTCGGAGGCAAAGCCCTCTATGACATGAACTACGCCTACCCCTTCTACTTCGGTGCCGCGATAATGCTCCTCGCCAACGTACTCGTTGTTCTCGTCGTCCCCGAGCCCGAGGAGTACCGCGTCCCTGGGAAGAAGATAAGCGTGAGGAAGCTTCTCTCCGAGACATCCCACAGGAGCTTCGGTGAGCTGAAGGACAACCTCAAGGACGTGTTCACGAGTCACGAGAGGAGCCTCCTGGCCGTCCTCCTCGCGATATTCCTCTGGTTCATAGCCTTCAACTCGTTGGAGACCTTCTTCACCAGCTACGCCAAGTACTACCTTGGAATAGAGGAGAGCACGGGGGCATTCATGCTCGGCGTCTTCAGCCTGAGCTTCATGCTCTTCGCAATCCCCGCCGGGTTCATCGGAGGCCGCTTCGGAAGGAGGAGGACGATAACCCTGGGTCTTATAATAGTCATTGGAATAATGCTTGCCGCGTACCTCGTCGGCGAGGGCTCGAAACCGGAGTCCAGCTCCCTGAGCGACCCCGTCGTCATGACGTTCATGGGCCTCTTCTTCGTAGGCGGTATGGGATGGGCCATGATCAACGTCAATTCCCTGCCGATGGTCGTGGACATGACGACCGAGGAGAAGCTTGGAGGGTACACGGGTCTCTACTACTTCTTCAGCCAGGCGGCAAACCTCGTTGCCCCGCCCTTTGCGGGGGCGTTCCTCGACGTTATCGGCTACAGGACCCTCCTGCCCTTCGCGACGCTCTTCTTCATACTCGCGGCCCTGGCGATGCAGTTCGTCCGGAGGGGCGACATCGTTCGGAGGAAGGGCGACGCCCTCGACTACGTCCCAGATATGGATTGA